A genome region from Hydrogenoanaerobacterium saccharovorans includes the following:
- a CDS encoding ABC transporter ATP-binding protein, whose product MSRNILRTQDITMQFGGVTAVNNLSIEVNEGEIVALIGPNGAGKTTAFNVITGVYAPTSGKVYFEDQPIYKKSPDKITKLGIARTFQNIRLFKNLTVFENVLIAKHCRSKASVVSAMFRANYKEEKMMRQSAMQLLEILGLTEVKDEIASSLPYGQQRHLEIARALATEPKLLLLDEPAAGMNPQETQELTEFIRDIKDKFGLTVFMIEHHMDLVMEISDRIYVLDFGEMIARGAPDEIQHNQRVIDAYLGVQKDA is encoded by the coding sequence ATGAGCAGAAATATTTTAAGAACCCAAGATATTACTATGCAATTTGGCGGTGTTACCGCAGTCAACAATCTTTCTATTGAGGTAAACGAGGGGGAGATTGTAGCATTAATCGGGCCTAACGGTGCTGGTAAAACAACAGCATTTAATGTTATTACAGGTGTGTATGCACCCACTTCTGGTAAAGTGTATTTTGAAGACCAGCCTATTTATAAAAAATCACCGGATAAAATTACAAAACTGGGCATTGCCAGAACCTTTCAAAATATCCGGTTGTTCAAAAACCTTACTGTTTTTGAAAATGTGTTGATTGCAAAACATTGCCGTTCTAAGGCGAGTGTAGTAAGTGCGATGTTCCGCGCTAACTATAAAGAAGAGAAAATGATGCGGCAATCGGCAATGCAACTTTTAGAAATATTGGGGCTAACTGAAGTTAAGGACGAGATTGCAAGCAGCTTACCCTATGGTCAGCAGCGTCACCTTGAAATTGCAAGAGCACTTGCGACCGAGCCCAAATTGCTGCTTCTCGATGAACCTGCTGCGGGTATGAACCCACAGGAAACTCAAGAGCTTACCGAGTTTATTCGCGATATAAAAGATAAATTTGGCCTTACGGTATTTATGATAGAGCATCATATGGATCTTGTAATGGAGATATCAGACCGTATCTATGTACTCGATTTCGGTGAGATGATAGCACGCGGAGCACCTGACGAAATTCAACACAATCAGCGCGTAATTGATGCATATTTGGGGGTGCAAAAAGATGCTTAA
- a CDS encoding ABC transporter ATP-binding protein codes for MLKLNDLHVSYGGIEAVKGISFAVPEGSIVTLIGANGAGKSTVLRSIVGLVKPKSGSVVFQDEEITGKSSDEIVAKGITLVPEGRRVFSNLSVLENLKIGAYMRKEDLTKDLNWIYDLFPRLKERSWQMAGTLSGGEQQMLAVGRALMSKPKLIMMDEPSLGLAPLIVQGIFDIIKEINKQGVTILLIEQNANLALKAADYGYVLETGHIILSGTGAELLANEEVKAAYLGKSKLK; via the coding sequence ATGCTTAAACTGAATGATTTGCATGTATCTTATGGTGGTATTGAGGCAGTTAAAGGCATAAGTTTTGCAGTACCTGAAGGTAGCATCGTTACGTTAATTGGTGCAAATGGTGCAGGTAAAAGTACGGTTTTGCGCAGTATCGTCGGATTGGTAAAACCCAAGTCAGGCTCTGTCGTTTTTCAAGATGAAGAAATAACCGGAAAATCCTCCGATGAGATTGTTGCAAAAGGTATCACACTGGTACCAGAAGGCAGACGTGTATTTTCCAACCTCTCTGTACTTGAAAATCTTAAAATCGGTGCATACATGCGCAAAGAAGATCTTACAAAAGACCTTAACTGGATATACGATCTTTTTCCTCGCCTTAAAGAGCGATCGTGGCAGATGGCTGGCACACTTTCGGGGGGTGAGCAGCAAATGCTCGCAGTTGGGCGTGCACTTATGTCTAAACCCAAACTCATTATGATGGATGAGCCTTCCCTAGGATTAGCTCCTCTTATTGTACAGGGAATTTTCGATATTATTAAGGAAATTAATAAACAAGGTGTTACAATTCTGCTCATCGAACAAAATGCCAATCTCGCTTTAAAAGCAGCGGACTATGGTTATGTACTTGAAACCGGTCACATTATTTTATCGGGTACTGGTGCAGAGCTGCTAGCAAATGAAGAAGTAAAAGCAGCATACTTAGGTAAATCTAAACTAAAATAG
- the srtB gene encoding class B sortase: MQYQQPSESNSKNISNHRPRRRKKSFGQRFVENYIPNKNDTKRDLIRKIVLIIAVIVLISSVVYIASYYGESSNNKELNASLQSVWEMGLDEDIKVGKDYPKDFLKRFAPLYEQNKDIRGWIQIDNTQVNYPVMQTDNNKDYDRTDFEKKSNQHGVPFADYRVDLKKPSTNTVIYGHNMTDGQMFGELLNYKSLSFYKEHPIINYDSVYAEGKYKIAAIIVCKADDPDFLYHNFINAEKNAANMTMEQFISKIRERSLINTTVDIKPTDKLVTLSTCDYSFKDPVTNKRIARFVIVGRKVRNGEKATVDVDNAKINPNPVMPKEWTQFIEKQRVEELKAHQESEASKNMAPIREEAKKWFTASELQKITDENLEVELARRKETMSQYLNADELANLSADQKVALLKERQNSVDLTEEARQAIYDNPDLHWMTNDEIDAFAKELAKVNKSQWKALMQKKVSAGDVSIELDVTSFKIMKDDTRTLVAYTDGGSGEVKWSSDKPTVADVKRDGTVVARHKGTAIITATYGGRSATCKVEVTNEEVVETSISLPSSVEVLKGGNLLLTATVTPDDMAERGVTWKITGGTKDAIAISPDGLECMVTGEIEGKTTEVTVTTRDKSKSATVKVAVKAPSEAASISINTTSHTMKIGETLSLRATISPSGTEVKWSASGDAVNIAANGADCTVTATKAGKVTVVAANGKDSTKTAKCTIEITEAAVPEETVTVSPAEVTMEVGKVQTLQLSSGNVKAKSWKSDSAAVSISDSDDVSCTIAADSAGKATITVALSNGKTATCRVTVKEKEVATPPSSSTGGEPSSSDPTPPAVSSKTETPQQQQPQAKTPQQPQSETPA; the protein is encoded by the coding sequence ATGCAGTATCAACAGCCATCAGAGTCAAACAGCAAAAACATTTCAAACCATCGGCCAAGAAGAAGAAAAAAAAGTTTTGGGCAACGTTTTGTTGAGAATTATATTCCTAATAAAAATGATACAAAACGTGATTTAATTCGCAAAATTGTTTTAATTATTGCGGTCATTGTACTTATAAGTTCCGTTGTATATATTGCAAGCTATTACGGCGAATCAAGCAATAACAAAGAGCTGAATGCCAGTCTTCAAAGCGTATGGGAAATGGGGCTTGATGAAGATATTAAAGTAGGCAAAGATTATCCCAAAGATTTTCTAAAAAGATTTGCCCCGCTTTACGAACAGAATAAGGATATTCGAGGTTGGATTCAGATTGATAACACTCAAGTCAATTATCCTGTTATGCAAACCGATAACAATAAAGATTATGATCGAACCGATTTTGAGAAAAAAAGCAACCAACATGGTGTTCCTTTTGCAGACTACCGTGTCGATTTAAAAAAGCCCAGTACAAACACCGTTATCTATGGACATAATATGACAGACGGGCAGATGTTTGGCGAATTACTTAACTATAAATCTTTAAGTTTTTACAAAGAACATCCTATCATTAATTATGACAGTGTTTACGCTGAAGGCAAATATAAAATTGCTGCCATTATCGTTTGCAAGGCAGATGATCCTGATTTCTTGTATCATAACTTCATTAATGCCGAGAAAAACGCAGCCAATATGACGATGGAACAATTTATTTCTAAAATACGAGAACGTTCTCTAATTAATACAACAGTAGATATTAAACCAACCGATAAACTGGTTACCCTTTCTACCTGTGATTACTCATTTAAAGACCCCGTTACCAACAAACGTATTGCGCGATTTGTTATTGTCGGGCGCAAAGTGCGCAATGGTGAAAAGGCAACTGTTGATGTAGATAACGCAAAAATTAATCCTAATCCGGTTATGCCAAAAGAATGGACACAGTTTATTGAAAAGCAACGTGTTGAAGAATTAAAAGCACATCAGGAATCAGAAGCCAGCAAGAACATGGCTCCTATCCGCGAAGAAGCGAAAAAGTGGTTTACTGCTAGTGAACTTCAAAAAATCACAGATGAAAACCTAGAAGTTGAATTAGCACGCCGTAAAGAAACAATGTCTCAGTATCTCAATGCGGACGAACTTGCGAACCTCTCAGCAGATCAAAAAGTTGCGTTGCTCAAAGAGCGCCAAAACTCTGTTGATTTGACTGAGGAAGCTCGTCAGGCAATTTACGATAACCCCGATCTTCATTGGATGACCAATGATGAGATTGATGCTTTTGCAAAAGAGCTTGCTAAAGTAAATAAGAGCCAGTGGAAAGCCCTTATGCAGAAGAAGGTATCTGCGGGTGATGTAAGTATTGAACTGGATGTTACCAGCTTTAAAATTATGAAAGATGATACACGCACTTTAGTTGCTTATACAGACGGTGGCAGCGGTGAAGTGAAATGGTCGAGTGATAAGCCTACAGTTGCAGATGTCAAACGCGATGGTACAGTTGTAGCGCGCCATAAGGGCACAGCAATTATTACAGCAACTTACGGCGGCAGAAGCGCTACTTGCAAAGTAGAGGTTACAAACGAGGAGGTTGTAGAAACATCTATTTCTCTGCCATCTTCAGTTGAAGTTTTAAAAGGCGGTAATCTTTTGCTCACAGCAACCGTTACGCCCGATGATATGGCAGAAAGAGGTGTTACCTGGAAAATAACCGGTGGCACAAAAGACGCAATTGCTATTTCTCCCGATGGCTTAGAATGTATGGTAACGGGTGAAATAGAAGGTAAAACAACCGAAGTTACAGTTACAACAAGAGACAAGAGTAAATCTGCAACTGTAAAAGTAGCTGTAAAAGCTCCTTCCGAGGCTGCATCTATTTCGATAAATACTACTTCTCATACAATGAAAATAGGCGAGACTTTATCTTTACGCGCAACCATCTCGCCGTCCGGTACAGAAGTAAAATGGAGTGCTTCCGGCGATGCCGTAAATATTGCTGCCAACGGTGCAGACTGCACTGTAACAGCAACCAAAGCGGGCAAAGTAACTGTTGTTGCTGCAAACGGCAAAGATTCAACTAAAACAGCGAAATGTACTATTGAAATAACAGAAGCTGCTGTACCGGAAGAAACTGTAACAGTCAGCCCCGCTGAGGTTACTATGGAGGTAGGAAAAGTTCAAACGCTCCAACTTTCCAGTGGAAATGTAAAAGCAAAATCTTGGAAGAGCGACAGTGCTGCTGTATCTATTAGTGACAGCGACGATGTAAGCTGTACTATTGCTGCTGATTCTGCAGGCAAAGCGACTATAACGGTAGCGCTTAGCAATGGTAAAACAGCTACTTGCAGGGTAACTGTTAAAGAAAAAGAAGTTGCTACTCCACCGTCATCATCTACAGGTGGAGAACCTTCTTCCAGTGATCCTACACCACCCGCGGTATCCTCCAAGACTGAAACGCCTCAGCAGCAACAGCCGCAGGCTAAAACTCCTCAGCAACCACAATCTGAAACTCCTGCATAA